One Mercenaria mercenaria strain notata chromosome 12, MADL_Memer_1, whole genome shotgun sequence DNA segment encodes these proteins:
- the LOC123534961 gene encoding heat shock 70 kDa protein 12B-like translates to MNLLPGSHFDAERKMASDILVASIDFGTTFSGWAILFAHEFESEPTKGFVKQWHSSGTLITEKTPTVVLIKPDGQTLEAFGYDAENRYKELIDEEEHEDYYYFQRFKMKLHKQLGENINLDMTLKDEMGRKLPAIDVFSLAIKFLVDDMHTVVKDKIAGSIKRSEVHWVITVPAIWTDSAKQFMRKAGENAGIAADKLSIALEPEAASLFCRHLSVDKRVDTTGIAIASFPAGTKYMVLDAGGGTIDITVHEVQPTGTVKEIKAASGGGWGGTLVDEAFEKLLIDIVGKNVYKEFKQDQTEDWLDLWRDFEIKKRNVSPKMPNTKGQQQKREQKVVAMRVPVSICKVYERKCGKSLAKAVESSSYGNNVHFVGDKMKFDVEVFRKLFDTSLSKTIQHTENLLRDRAVRDIRAILMVGGFSESPMLQEKVKSSFPGIDVIIPAEASSSIMRGALIFGHSPKSISERVLKYTYGVEMYTTFIKGKHPESKRVMKDSGPECKHVFHKHVERNQVVKVGEPQVTHQYTPVDRDQKSMRFPVFASELKDPQYTDVGCKYVGEMSVNLPDHDGDLSRAVNLSLTFSGTEIEVTGIDEKTGEETKSSINFLG, encoded by the exons ATGAATTTACTTCCTGGCAGCCATTTTGACGCAGAGCGTAAAATG GCGAGCGATATTTTAGTCGCGTCAATAGACTTTGGGACTACATTCTCTGGCTGGGCGATATTGTTTGCTCACGAATTTGAATCTGAACCCACGAAAGGATTCGTGAAACAATGGCATTCGAGTGGCACACTGATCACAGAGAAAACGCCGACAGTGGTACTGATAAAGCCAGATGGTCAAACACTAGAAGCTTTTGGTTATGATGCTGAAAACAGATATAAGGAATTGATAGACGAAGAGGAGCATGAAGATTACTACTACTTTCAGCGATTTAAAATGAAGCTTCATAAACAACTAGGAGAG AACATCAACTTGGACATGACACTGAAAGATGAAATGGGTCGTAAGTTACCAGCAATTGATGTATTTTCCTTGGCAATTAAGTTCCTGGTAGATGATATGCATACAGTGGTTAAGGACAAGATTGCAGGGTCAATCAAGAGGTCAGAGGTACACTGGGTCATTACTGTTCCCGCAATTTGGACAGACTCCGCCAAGCAATTCATGAGAAAAGCTGgagaaaat GCTGGTATTGCCGCTGACAAATTGAGTATCGCGCTTGAACCAGAAGCAGCTTCTCTTTTTTGCCGCCATCTATCAGTTGATAAACGAGTAGACACTACAGGCATAGCAATAGCCTCTTTTCCAGCCGGAACTAAGTACATGGTTCTCGATGCAGGAG gtGGAACAATAGATATCACAGTTCATGAAGTTCAGCCTACTGGCACAGTCAAAGAGATAAAAGCTGCAAGCGGTGGTGGCTGGGGTGGAACTCTTGTTGATGAAGCTTTTGAAAAATTGCTCATTGATATTGTTGGCAAGAATGTTTACAAAGAATTCAAACAAGACCAGACGGAGGACTGGCTGGACCTCTGGCGTGATTTTGAAATTAAGAAGAGAAACGTGAGTCCAAAAATGCCGAATACAAAAGGACAACAGCAAAAGCGAGAACAAAAAGTAGTTGCAATGAGGGTTCCTGTGTCTATATGCAAAGTCTACGAAAGAAAATGCGGAAAAAGCTTGGCAAAAGCTGTTGAGTCTTCTTCTTATGGGAACAATGTTCATTTTGTTGGCGACAAAATGAAGTTTGACGTAGAAGTATTTAGGAAGCTCTTCGATACATCCTTGTCAAAAACTATTCAACATACTGAAAATCTCCTCCGTGATCGAGCTGTTCGCGACATTAGGGCAATATTGATGGTAGGAGGCTTTTCGGAGTCGCCGATGCTGCAAGAGAAGGTGAAATCTTCATTTCCAGGTATTGATGTCATAATACCTGCAGAAGCTTCATCTTCTATAATGAGGGGTGCGTTGATCTTCGGTCATAGTCCAAAATCTATCTCGGAAAGGGTGTTAAAGTATACATATGGGGTGGAAATGTATACTACTTTTATTAAAGGTAAGCATCCCGAAAGTAAGCGAGTAATGAAGGATTCTGGACCAGAATGCAAACATGTGTTTCATAAGCATGTCGAAAGAAACCAAGTTGTCAAAGTTGGCGAACCCCAAGTCACTCACCAATATACTCCTGTGGATAGGGATCAAAAGTCAATGAGGTTCCCTGTGTTTGCGTCCGAGCTTAAAGATCCACAGTATACTGATGTCGGGTGCAAATATGTCGGAGAAATGTCAGTAAACCTGCCTGATCACGATGGGGACTTAAGTCGTGCAGTGAATCTTTCCCTTACTTTTAGCGGCACAGAGATTGAAGTGACAGGCATAGATGAAAAAACAGGAGAGGAGACAAAATCTTCAATAAACTTTCTCGGATAG